In the genome of Maniola jurtina chromosome 3, ilManJurt1.1, whole genome shotgun sequence, one region contains:
- the LOC123880999 gene encoding 15-hydroxyprostaglandin dehydrogenase [NAD(+)]-like: MHDFKEKVVIVTGGASGIGAHIVEEFLKEGVKYIAFLDIAENVGVKLEGKLKITYGENKVCFFKCDVTKDEELFGIYESVQKDFNGIDVVVNNAGIATETPKTFKKTIETNLSATISSTYKALDLMRVDHGGKGGTIINVSSVAALSLLSPSLFTYSATKMAVLHFSNCVGKEEYYRHTNVRVLTICFGITETAIWDKMDVIDELIQDTLNNFKYKKMQSGEVAAQGLMQSYRAGKSGSTWLINYNNVTDISDDIQQGFKVLSGNKTM; this comes from the exons atgcaTGACTTTAAAGAGAAAGTAGTTATAGTTACTGGAGGTGCAAGTGGGATAGGTGCACATATTGTCGAAGAATTTCTGAAAGAAGGCGTAAAG TACATAGCATTTCTAGATATCGCTGAAAATGTAGGTGTAAAGTTAGAGGGTAAACTAAAAATAACTTATGGAGAGAATAAAGTGTGCTTCTTTAAATGCGATGTCACAAAGGATGAAGAATTATTCGGAATTTATGAAAGCGTTCAAAAAGATTTTAATGGTATTGATGTAGTTGTAAACAACGCTGGTATTGCTACTGAGACTCCAAAGACATTTAAAAAGACTATTGAAACTAATTTG tCAGCTACAATTTCTTCTACATACAAAGCACTAGATCTCATGCGTGTTGATCATGGTGGAAAAGGAGGAACCATCATTAACGTATCTTCAGTCGCCGCACTGTCTTTACTATCGCCGAGTCTCTTTACATACTCAGCAACTAAAATGGCAGTGTTACACTTCAGTAACTGTGTTGGg aaaGAAGAATATTATCGCCACACCAATGTGCGTGTATTGACAATATGCTTTGGGATAACAGAAACAGCTATATGGGACAAAATGGATGTTATTGACGAATTAATACAAGATACACTTAACaattttaagtataaaaagaTGCAATC TGGTGAAGTAGCCGCTCAAGGATTAATGCAAAGTTACAGGGCTGGTAAAAGTGGAAGCACATGGCTTATTAATTACAACAATGTTACGGACATCAGTGACGATATACAACAAGGATTCAAAGTTTTGTCTGGAAACAAAACAATGTAG
- the LOC123880996 gene encoding 15-hydroxyprostaglandin dehydrogenase [NAD(+)]-like, which produces MNSLINKVVIVTGGANGIGAQIVQELIKEQTKYVAIVDLDDASGVTLQNKLKEEYGRDVAGFYKCDVTNDAILHGIFDKIVEDFGTVDVVINNAGIATEKIDTYKKLIDINFTATVSSTLKALELMRADNGGAGGTIINISSIAALTLMSPGVFIYSATKSAVLHLSTCMGKEDYYRHTKVRVMTTCFGATDTEIIDKMISFDELVTENMLNIIEGFKKENMIQSSNAAAQGVVEAYKTGKTGSTWLIDGGKIMDISDRICDAFKIMSTGIKIEAKTT; this is translated from the exons ATGaacagtttaataaataaagtggTTATTGTTACCGGAGGTGCAAATGGCATAGGTGCGCAAATTGTACAGGAATTAATAAAGGAACAGACTAAg taTGTGGCCATTGTTGATCTCGATGACGCGTCCGGAGTCACattacaaaacaaactaaaagaAGAGTATGGGCGAGATGTGGCTGGTTTCTATAAATGTGACGTCACAAACGATGCTATATTACATGGTATATTCGACAAAATAGTTGAAGACTTCGGGACAGTTGACGTCGTAATTAACAATGCTGGTATCGCCACAGAAAAAATCGATacttacaaaaaactaattgaCATAAATTTT ACTGCGACGGTGTCTTCAACTTTGAAAGCTTTAGAGTTGATGCGTGCTGATAATGGTGGTGCAGGAGGCACTATCATCAATATTTCTTCTATTGCCGCCTTGACATTGATGTCACCTGGTGTGTTTATATATTCAGCTACTAAAAGTGCGGTGTTACATCTTAGCACATGTATGGGG AAAGAAGACTATTACCGCCATACCAAAGTTCGAGTTATGACGACGTGTTTTGGAGCAACTGATACTGAAATTATAGATAAAATGATAAGTTTTGATGAGTTGGTAACAGAAAATATGCTTAATATAATAGAGGGattcaaaaaagaaaatatgaTTCAATC GTCTAATGCAGCAGCTCAAGGCGTGGTCGAGGCCTACAAAACGGGAAAGACTGGAAGTACATGGCTCATTGATGGAGGCAAAATCATGGACATCTCCGACAGAATATGTGACGCTTTCAAAATAATGTCCACTGGTATTAAAATTGAAGCGAAAACTACATGA